TTGGCTGTTTAAACTTCGGCATGGAGGCAATTATCTTTGGCTTACCGACAGGCTGTTTAGCATTAGTGCTCGGAGTAGGTTGTTTAGCGGAGATTTTAACTGGGGTATGGCGCTTTTCTGAAATTGAGACGATGTGTTGCTGGGGTCGATTTCCACCAAATTGGGAAAATAGAATTCCAACTAGAAGAGCAGCTACAGCAAAACCTGCAGTTGCAAGGCGGGCATACTGAGGAGCGGTCGTAATTTTAGTCCGGAGCCTCTCCAGAATTCCGCGTTTTTGAATTGTTACAGCTTCTATGCGCTCAAGCAGTCCGGCTGGCGGTTCAACTTCTGCGCTTGCTTGAAGCAGTTTGGCCATGCGTCGGAGAACTTCCATCTCCTGGGCACATGAAGAGCACTCTGCCAGATGCTTTTCTATGAATTGAGCATCGTCTTCGCATGCCTCTCCATCTAGGTAGTCGGGCAACATTGGACGCACTTTCTCACAGCTCATTTAAATACCTCCTTTGTTAAACGATGTATCAGTTCTTCAAACACAAAAGAGAGACAAAAGTTACAAGAAAATTTCGTATGAAAATAACTGGTTTTACGTAAGAGGAAAAGCATAGGATGGTGCGTAACTTTTGAATGGAACAGCAAATAAGAGGCAAAATTATGACGAGCAGGGAAAGGGTTAAACGCTGTATTAACTACGAGAATCCAGACAGGTGTCCAATGAGTTTGCCTCCTCCCTATCCTAATGACTTCTGCAGTGTTGGAATCACACCAGATCCTGAATGGAAGCCATGGCGAACGTGGAATTTAGAAGGCGCTAAGCAATGGGAAGATGAGTGGCATAACGTTTGGAAATGTTTGCCAAATACTACCCGAGGCAAGGTGATTGAGGGTGTTATAAAGGATTGGTCGGAGGTGGAGACGTATCAAATGCCGCGCCTTGACCTTCCTCTTCGTTATGTGAAAGCGCGTGAAATATTTGCGGCAAACCCTGATAAATACCATCTTGGGCATCTAAATGGTTTTCCATTTGCAATTATGCGGTATATGCGCAAAATTGAAGTTTTTCTTGCAGATGTGCTCCTCTATCCCGAAGAGGTTAACGCGCTTCAAAG
This window of the Armatimonadota bacterium genome carries:
- a CDS encoding zf-HC2 domain-containing protein, producing MSCEKVRPMLPDYLDGEACEDDAQFIEKHLAECSSCAQEMEVLRRMAKLLQASAEVEPPAGLLERIEAVTIQKRGILERLRTKITTAPQYARLATAGFAVAALLVGILFSQFGGNRPQQHIVSISEKRHTPVKISAKQPTPSTNAKQPVGKPKIIASMPKFKQPRRVATIARKTHVKSGKERKVTEQPMAEKLDEAVAIQEEQATPSSEAAQTPNEATEGSSGATVVAEQPEIQEEVKEPKIAPPKLVVQEDPLAIEQLRKKLAAKNKQPVNIKLDPIDNKKHSVTLVGFRF